A genomic region of Metopolophium dirhodum isolate CAU chromosome 1, ASM1992520v1, whole genome shotgun sequence contains the following coding sequences:
- the LOC132934639 gene encoding zinc finger MYM-type protein 1-like — MECLKSEMTVAINCAIQLSNKFGLKELKQVISKTVYPNLFKLLQVALVLPISSASCERSFSATRRIKSWTRTTMGQERLSDLSIIHIESDLVIDKDIMLNKFAENKRTLPLHF; from the coding sequence ATGGAGTGTTTAAAGTCGGAAATGACAGTTGCTATAAATTGTGCAATTCAACTTAGTAACAAATTTGGCTTAAAAGAGCTAAAACAGGTAATCAGTAAGACTGTTTATCCAAATCTGTTCAAGCTACTTCAAGTTGCCTTAGTTTTGCCGATATCATCTGCTTCATGTGAAAGAAGCTTTTCTGCAACGAGAAGAATAAAATCTTGGACACGTACCACGATGGGTCAGGAAAGACTATCTGACTTATCGATAATTCATATTGAGAGCGATCTAGTCATTGATAAAGACATCATGTTAAATAAGTTTGCTGAAAATAAGCGCACGTTgcctttacatttttaa